A window of Haloarcula sp. H-GB4 contains these coding sequences:
- a CDS encoding cation:proton antiporter has translation MAGSSGLLIPLVAGIIGLGVLAQVLAARLRVPSIIFYLLVGVIIGQPGLGIIGDGTFGGALSAIVGLAVAIIVFEGAYHLRFDRLREAPAATFRLVTVGAAIALVGTAIAVKFAFSSAAVSWNLAFLIGALLVATGPTVITPILDVVPVRDRVAAALETEGIVNDVTAAIIAVVIFETVNPAVASESLLRGFALRLGTGLLVGLIVAGVVYYLLQYVDLSPGDAPRNSRLLVLAGALIAYAGANTIATEAGVAAAATAGMALGNVDHPYEEDIEEFKGDITLLVLSFVFIALAAQLELASLIDVGLAGIIVVLAVALLIRPLLVFVSAAGDRFTTNEKLFVSFVGPRGIIPASVATLFAVELHSAAEEVTGAQAELLGTQADILLGTVFLVIFATALFEGGLARFIAEKLDVIPMRVIIVGGGQVGRALAARLEDRGENVVIIEEEEEIVERARNDGYAVEIGDGTDTDVLRSAGAENAKTVVAATGDDDANLLVSQLASSKFGVDRVIARANNPDNVEAFEDLGVRTISSAMATAWAIDNQIERPAIAHWMTDVGRSGDVQEVEVTNPELIGKSIRDVGPMLPDACLVALVSGELHENAEVPTADYILEEGDMVTLLGRRESVRDGMKMVSGD, from the coding sequence GTGGCTGGTAGTTCGGGGCTATTGATTCCGCTCGTCGCCGGTATCATTGGGCTCGGCGTCCTTGCACAGGTCCTCGCAGCACGCCTACGCGTGCCCAGCATTATCTTCTACCTGCTGGTGGGTGTCATCATCGGCCAGCCCGGACTGGGCATCATCGGTGACGGCACCTTCGGCGGGGCACTGTCGGCAATCGTCGGCTTAGCGGTCGCAATCATCGTTTTCGAAGGGGCCTATCACCTCCGATTCGACCGGCTACGCGAGGCTCCGGCCGCGACGTTCAGACTTGTTACCGTCGGTGCGGCTATCGCGCTTGTGGGCACCGCTATCGCCGTCAAGTTCGCGTTCAGCTCCGCGGCCGTCTCCTGGAACCTCGCGTTCCTGATCGGTGCGCTACTGGTTGCGACTGGACCGACGGTCATCACTCCGATTCTTGATGTCGTCCCGGTTCGAGACCGCGTCGCCGCTGCACTGGAGACGGAAGGGATTGTCAACGATGTGACCGCGGCTATCATCGCTGTCGTCATCTTCGAGACGGTTAATCCAGCCGTTGCCAGTGAGAGCCTACTACGAGGATTTGCGCTCCGACTGGGGACGGGGCTACTTGTCGGCCTCATCGTCGCCGGCGTCGTGTACTACCTCCTCCAGTACGTCGACCTCTCGCCCGGTGACGCACCGCGGAACTCCCGACTGCTCGTGCTCGCCGGGGCGCTCATCGCCTACGCGGGCGCGAACACGATAGCGACCGAGGCCGGCGTTGCCGCCGCCGCCACAGCGGGGATGGCGCTCGGTAACGTTGACCACCCGTACGAGGAGGACATCGAGGAGTTCAAAGGCGATATCACGCTGCTGGTGCTGTCGTTCGTGTTCATCGCACTGGCGGCGCAACTGGAATTGGCCTCACTCATTGATGTTGGGCTAGCGGGCATCATCGTCGTCCTCGCGGTCGCCCTGCTTATCCGACCGCTGCTGGTGTTTGTCTCGGCCGCTGGTGATCGGTTTACCACCAACGAGAAACTGTTCGTCAGCTTCGTCGGGCCGCGCGGTATTATTCCGGCGTCCGTCGCGACGCTGTTTGCCGTCGAACTGCACTCCGCAGCCGAGGAGGTCACCGGGGCACAGGCTGAACTACTGGGGACGCAGGCCGATATCCTGCTTGGCACTGTCTTTCTTGTTATCTTTGCGACCGCCCTGTTCGAGGGTGGACTGGCGCGATTCATCGCGGAAAAACTGGATGTGATACCAATGCGAGTCATCATCGTCGGCGGCGGACAGGTGGGCCGAGCGCTCGCCGCACGCCTCGAAGACCGGGGCGAAAACGTCGTCATCATCGAGGAGGAGGAAGAGATCGTCGAACGAGCCCGTAACGACGGCTATGCCGTCGAGATCGGCGACGGAACCGACACCGACGTGTTGCGGTCGGCCGGGGCTGAAAACGCCAAGACCGTCGTCGCGGCGACCGGTGACGACGACGCGAACCTGCTGGTGTCACAGCTGGCGAGTTCGAAGTTCGGCGTCGACCGGGTCATCGCCCGCGCGAACAACCCGGACAACGTCGAGGCCTTCGAGGACCTCGGCGTTCGGACCATCTCCTCAGCGATGGCGACGGCTTGGGCCATCGACAACCAAATCGAACGTCCGGCTATCGCCCACTGGATGACCGATGTCGGCCGCAGTGGGGATGTTCAGGAAGTCGAGGTCACCAATCCGGAACTCATCGGGAAGTCGATCCGCGATGTCGGTCCGATGCTGCCCGACGCCTGTCTGGTCGCGCTCGTCAGCGGCGAACTCCACGAGAACGCCGAAGTACCCACAGCAGACTACATCCTCGAAGAGGGCGATATGGTGACGCTGCTTGGCCGTCGAGAGTCCGTGCGTGACGGGATGAAGATGGTTAGCGGCGACTAG
- a CDS encoding PaaI family thioesterase, giving the protein MSLKSMFNDIPFVKQLGMEITAVDDGYAAGELPLEDGHSSNPESIIAHGGVTYSLVDTVGGAAVISQSGTVSPTVDMRIDYLAPATADLRTEAEVLRSGGSVSVVDAEVYDTDGHHIASARGTYKTDGDRGESPWTEGVEESDVAHLTDD; this is encoded by the coding sequence ATGAGTCTCAAATCGATGTTCAACGACATCCCGTTTGTCAAGCAGCTAGGGATGGAGATCACGGCTGTCGATGACGGTTATGCGGCTGGCGAACTCCCGCTGGAGGACGGCCACTCCTCGAACCCTGAATCGATAATCGCACACGGCGGCGTCACGTACTCACTCGTGGATACCGTCGGCGGGGCGGCCGTCATCTCGCAATCCGGCACCGTCTCACCGACAGTCGACATGCGGATTGATTATCTCGCGCCGGCAACCGCTGATCTGCGGACTGAGGCAGAGGTGCTCCGAAGCGGCGGGAGCGTCTCAGTCGTCGATGCAGAAGTGTATGACACCGATGGCCATCACATCGCGAGCGCTCGCGGGACGTACAAAACTGATGGCGACCGCGGTGAATCGCCATGGACAGAGGGTGTCGAGGAATCAGATGTTGCCCATCTTACTGACGACTAG
- a CDS encoding mechanosensitive ion channel family protein, whose amino-acid sequence MRRTGSVSLLCAVVLYAGSRFVRQFGFDERLFGVELEPLTLMSLTLASLFLAFYGSYTICQSYLFAHTQNKRRRHDVRNALRLTFGILGMIAIFGVVTREWVSVLFSLGVLGFAVTFALQQPLFSLIGWLYIVTKRPYQVGDRIAIEEMRGDVVAVDFFVTEVWEIDGDLVSSNQPSGRIVTVPNSTVLSSRVVNFYGEGVQYVWNELSIQVAYETDLQFASEVMIDVASAHLGDEMAEQVREYRDRLAETPVELDVNEQPTVNVTQGESWVELRLRYLVHPRRGTRMRNALYEDILEQFNEHPDRVKFPVSRNR is encoded by the coding sequence ATGCGCCGAACTGGCTCCGTGTCGCTGCTCTGTGCGGTCGTCCTGTACGCCGGCTCGCGGTTCGTCCGCCAGTTCGGCTTCGACGAGCGGCTGTTCGGGGTCGAACTCGAACCGCTGACCCTGATGAGCCTGACGCTGGCGTCGCTTTTCCTTGCGTTCTACGGGAGCTACACTATCTGCCAGTCGTACCTCTTCGCTCACACGCAGAACAAACGCCGCCGGCACGACGTGCGGAACGCCCTCCGGCTGACCTTCGGCATCCTCGGAATGATTGCGATTTTCGGCGTCGTCACCCGGGAATGGGTGAGCGTGCTGTTTTCTCTGGGCGTGCTCGGATTCGCGGTCACGTTCGCCCTCCAGCAACCGCTGTTCTCGCTTATCGGCTGGCTGTACATCGTGACGAAACGGCCCTATCAGGTGGGCGACCGCATCGCTATCGAGGAGATGCGCGGCGACGTCGTCGCGGTCGATTTCTTCGTGACGGAGGTGTGGGAGATTGACGGCGACCTCGTCTCCTCGAACCAGCCGTCGGGCCGCATCGTCACCGTGCCTAATAGTACGGTTCTGTCCTCTCGCGTCGTCAACTTCTACGGCGAGGGCGTCCAGTATGTCTGGAACGAGCTCTCGATACAGGTTGCCTACGAGACCGACTTGCAGTTCGCGTCCGAGGTGATGATCGACGTGGCGTCGGCCCACCTCGGCGACGAGATGGCCGAACAGGTCCGTGAGTACCGTGACCGCCTCGCTGAGACACCGGTCGAACTCGACGTGAACGAACAGCCGACAGTCAACGTCACGCAGGGTGAGTCGTGGGTGGAGCTTCGCCTCCGATATCTGGTCCACCCTCGTCGGGGGACCCGGATGCGGAACGCGCTGTACGAGGACATTCTGGAGCAATTTAATGAGCATCCCGACCGCGTGAAGTTCCCGGTGAGCCGGAACCGGTGA